The Natrinema pellirubrum DSM 15624 region CGGGCCGTTCCGACGCGTCCCGCGTCGCGAGGTCGTCCCCGTCCGGCGGGCCGGCCCGAACGATGCGGACGACGACGTAGGTGTAGAGGGTCAGGAGGCCGAGGTAGACGACCGCGAACCCCACAAGCGTCGCCGTCGCCTCGGCGGCGGTCAACCCCGGCGAGACACCGTCTGTCGTCCGCAAAACGTCCTGTACGACCCACGGCTGGCGGCCGACCTCCGTGACGATCCAGCCCAGTTCGACCGCGACAATGCCGAGCAGCGTCGAGAGCATCAGGGCCTTGTGAAGGAGATCGTCCTCGAGGAGTTCGCCGCTCCACCAGCGGTAGCCGCCCCAGACGGCGAGCAGGACGAACCAGAACCCGAGACCGACCATCATCCGGAACGACCAGAAGACGATCGCCACGGGCGGCTGTTTTCCCTCGAACTCCTCGAGCCCCTGAATCGTCGCCTGCGGATCGCCGCCGCTCGCGAGCCACGACGCGCCACCGGGGATACCGATGCCGAAGATCTCCTTGGCACGCGGATCCAGCAGCTGGTTGAGGCTGGTCGGGAACGCGACGATGTACTCGGGGACGTAGGAGTCGGTCTCCCAGACGGCTTCCATCGCGGCGAACTTCTGGGGCTGGGTTTCCACGATGTGTCGCGCGTACAGGTCGCCGTGTAGCACCTGCAACGGCGCTGTCACGAGCAACGCGATGAGGCCGAACTTGAGCGTCGTCTCCCAGAACGCGACGTTCTCGACGGGGTACTCCCAGACGTGGTGTCTGAAGACGAAATACGCGCCGAGCCCAGCCATAAACAGCGCGACGGACTCGACGGCGGCGTTTTGCATATGGACGAACATCCAGGGGAACCGGGGGTTGGCGTAGGCCGCGACCGGATCGACCAGTTCGACGATCGTATGTCCGTTCGCCGTCGTCAACTCGTAGCCCCGTGGGGTCTGCATCCAGGAGTTGGCGATCAGGATCCAGACCGCCGAGAGCCACGTCCCCAGTCCGACCGCGACCGCCGACACCATATACAGCGCGTTCCCGACCCGCTCGCGCCCGAAGACGAAGATGCCGAGAAACGTCGCCTCGAGCATGAACGCCATCATTCCCTCGAGCGCGAGCGGACCGCCGAAGAGTTCGCCGGCGGTCGTCGAAAACGCCGCGAAGTTCGTCCCGAACTCGAACTCGAGGACGATACCGGTCACGGTGCCGACGACGAAGCTGACGGCGAAGATCCGGGTCCAGAACCGTCGCAACTGCTCGTAGATCGGCTCGCCGGTGCGGATGTCCTTCCACGTGAAGTAGACGAGGAAGGGGGCGAGCCCCATGCTCATCACCGGGAAGATGATGTGAACGATCGTGGTGAGCGCGAACTGCAGCCGACTGCCGAGGACTGGGTCGATCATGGCTGTTGGGAGCGGAACCTGTTGTCGGTCGTCCGTCCGTTCTCGTGAACCGCAAGCGGCTTCGATTGGATCTCGGTCCCACCGAGAAGTAGGGCTTGGGGTACGAACGTCGAAACAGCGCCTGACGCGGCCGTTTGCCGACGCAACTCCGATAGCCGGGCGACCGCCGAGCCCGTCGGACGGATGCCGGGTCCGACGCCGTTCGGTGCTACGCGTCCCTGACCCGTTCGATCGCGTCGTCGAACCGTTCCGGCGGCTGGGCACCGGTGAGCGATCCGGCGGCTTCGGACTCCGGATCGAAGACGACGAACGAGGGCGTCCCCGAGATGCCGAACTCGGTCGCTCGTTCCGCATCGGCTTCGACCGCGGCTTCGAACTCCGACCGTCGGTCCTCGAGACACGACTCGAGGGCGTCCGCGTCGACGCCGTCGACGGAACGGGTGTACTCGAGGAGGTTGTCCGTCGACGCCCACCCCGAGTTCTTCTCGCCCTGTTCGTCGAACACCGCCGTATGCCAGTCCCAGTACGCGCCGGGATCGTCGTCGCGAACCCGCTCCCAGACGCACTTGCCGGCGACCGCGGCGGTCATCGAGTCCGCACCGAAATAGGGCAGCGAGACGAAGACGATGCGAACGTCGCCCGGTTCGACGTACTCCCGAACGAGATCGGGGAGCGTCTCCCGTTCGAACTGCTCGCAGAACGGGCACTGGAAGTCGGTCCAGTAGTAGATCTCGAGCGGTGCTGCCCGTGAGCCCATGATCGGCTTTCCGCCGAGGTCGACGCCGAACGCTGACGTCTCGTCGCTCGAGTGAAACGACGGGGAGAGATGCTGTGCGGTGTCGTCGGATCGCGTGAGATAGTAGGCGCCACCGGCGCCGAGTGTCACGACGGAACCGGCGAGGAACGCGCGACGGGATGGCTGATCGATCGACATTGAATTCTCGTGACCGTTTCCGATCCGGGACGGTAACGGAATCGCCGATTTGCTGGCCCAGCAAATCGGAGTTGGTGATTTCAGGTCGTCCCCCGTCGATTCGATCGGATGAATACACGCGCCACGGGTCGAGAGTATCTGACGAACCTCATTGCAGCGGTCTCGTATCCGTTCGAGACGTGGCGAAGGACGATCGGCGCCGTTGCCGTCACGGGTGCGACCTACGTCCTCCTGATTCTGAGTACGATGCCGGCGTTCTCGCTTCAGATGCTCGGCGACGGCCTCCACTGGTTCGAGTACGTCGTCGTCTCACTCACGGAGACGGTGTACCGAACCGACGGCTGGACCGGGCTCGGAATCATCGTCCTGTATGCACTCCTGTCGGGGATCGCTGTCGTCAACGCCGTCACACAGCTGCGACTCGTCGGCGTCTCGAGTCTCGCCGACCTCTCCGGGATCGTCCCCGGACTCCTTGCCTCTGGCTGTGCGAGCTGTGGTGCCGGTCTCCTCGGCTTTCTCGGGTTCGCGGGGGGCCTCGCGGCGCTCCCGTACGACGGCGCGCTGGTTCGCGTCGGCGGGCTCGTGCTGTTGCTGTTCTTCCTCGGACGGGCGGGCCATCCCGAACGGTGTACCATCGCGACGGAGGGGGCGAAATGACGGGACGGGGATTCCTCCGACCGATCCGCTCGGATCGTCGGGCGATGGGGTACGGAGCGGCCGCTGGAATCGGCGTGTTCCTGTTGTTCGGTCTCGTCACCGGCTTGCTCCCGAACCCGCTCTACGTTCGGATGGTCCCGCGGACGCCGATCGACTACCTGTTCCTGACGTCGACCGCACTGCTCGCCGGCGTGTACACCGCACAGCGGCTGGCGACCGAGCGAGTCGAACCCGGGCTCGAGGACGGCGACACGAGCAGCGAAGATCGCCTGGCGCTTGGCGGTCTCGTCGGCGGGTTTCTGGCAGTCAGCTGTCCGATCTGTAACGTCGTTTTGCTCGCGTTGTTCAGTTCCTCGGCGGTCATGACGTACGTCGATCCGTTACGACCGGTTTTCGGAGCCCTCTCAGTGGTCCTGCTGGTCGGGCTGATCTACGTCCGCCACAGCCGGGCGTGTCCGACCTGTGCCGTCTGATCGGTTTTGAACCGCGTTCGAACAGCCGTCCGCCCCGACGAGTCGCTATAACGGCATCTCACTGACGCCGCTCGAGGGGGAATACAAGACGGTTGTGGTGATTTGCCGGGTCAGCGAATCGTGGCCTATTTGCCGCTGAACGAGAGGATCTCTCGTGTGCAACCCGGTGGTTCCTCGGAGTCGACGGCGATCTTCCAACTCCTCGCGGACGAGTACGCACGGAAGATACTCCTCGCCGCCGATCGGGACGGACCGAAGACAGCGAAGACGCTCAGCGAGGAGTGTGACGCCTCGCTGACGACGGTCTATCGCCGTGTGTCGACGCTGCAAGAATACGACCTCATCGAGGAATGCAGAACCGTCGACGCGGACGGCTCTCACCGAAGCGAGTTCGAAACCACACTCGAGGAACTCCACGTCGACGTCACCGACGGACAACTCTCGCTGACCATGGAGACACGCGACGAACTCGCCGACAACTTCACCGACCTCTGGCGCGGGATCCGGGGTGACGAGTAATGGACGCGTCGTTCCTCCTCGCCAAACTGATTACGCTCGTTTTGAGTCTCGTCGTCGCGTATCTGGCGTTTCACGGCTATCGGCGGAGCGGACAGACGCCGATGCTGTACGTCTCCGGTGGATTCGTCTTCATCGGTGCCGGGGCGATCTGTGAGGGGCTGATCTATCACGTGTTCGGGACGACGATCGCGTCCGCCGCCCTCGTGCAGGCAGTCATCGTCTCGAGCGGGATGGGACTCGTTTTGCTCTCGCTGACGAAGTGACGTTGCCCCGAATCTAGAAGAACAGCGCCGGCACGGTGTTCCGGAAGATGTTGAGCGAGATGATAAACAGGAGTCCGACGACGAACCAGTCGAACGTTCGCTCGTCGAACTCGAAGCGCCGGAGGTACGTACCCAGCAACAACCCGACGATGGTAACCACTGCGATCATCGAACCGAGCCAGAGCCGGTAGGTCGTCAGAAGATCGGTGAACAGCGCCATCTGGACGAGACGGACCGTAAAGATCGTCCCGAGTACCATCGACAGGCCGCCGATGTATCGCTCGGTGTCGCGTTCGAAGGTGTGGAAGTACGCCGGGAGGAGCGGCCCGAGGTTCGCGAACGCGAGCAGGAAGCCCTGAAAGAACCCGGCGGCGCCGAGGGCGAACGGGTGGTGGGCTTCCTCGACCGTGACGAAGTTCTGTACGAACTGAAAGGCCACGTAACCGAAGAGGACGAGACCGATGACGAACGCGACGATCGGGCCGACGCTGAACGTCGCGAGCGCCGCAACGCCGACGATGGTCCCCGCGATCGCGAGTACCAGCAGCGTCCACTCCTCACGAACGAACGCCCGTCCCGTCCCGGTTTCGGCGATCTGGAACATGTTGAGCATCCACGGCGGGATCGCCAGGACGACGACAGCGACGGTCGGATCGATCACCGACGCGACGATCGGCGTCATGATGAGCGAGTAGCCGAACCCGGTCATGCCCTTGACGGCGCCGGCGACGATCGCGATCAGGACGACCCCGGCGAGCAACTCGCCAGAGAGGTCGGACTGGACACCGTTCCCGACGTTCTCGAATCCGGGGAAGAAGACGACCGCGGCGACGAGAACGGCCACCGTCGCGCCGACCATCGTCACTTCCCGGTATCGGAACGCGAGGAGGTTGGTGAGAAACTGTTCGACGTCGACTCTGGATTCGGAGGTACTCATACTAGTTCGAAGGTAGTAGAGACGGCGCGCACCGTCGTTTGCAGTCAATTACCGGGCCCGACGTATTCGACTGTGCGATACGGCGAGATTCATCATCGCTCGAGTCACCGGTAGTCGACGACCGTCTCGAGATGGGCCTTCTCGAGGGCATTCACGAGGGGTTCCCGGAAACACCCGTGTCATAGATAGCGGCGATATTCGCTGTCCCTCCGCCGATGGCGGCGCGTCATCGTCGACCGCTTTCGATCAGTGGCTCGGTCTAGCAAGAGCAACTAGTATTGTACACTGGCCACAAAACACTGAAATACGTTCAGGGCCTACCAACAGTGATGACCGACTCAACGCCACCGGAGTCAACCGGCGACGGCCCCACGACCCGAAGCCCCGTCGAGTTGACCGACGGGACCGACTACGACGACCTGCTCGCGACACACGATCTCGTCCTGCTCGAGTTCGTTACGTCCGGCTGTGGTATCTGCGCGTCCATGGAGCCGGTACTCGGTGCGGTCGCACGCAGCGCACCGGGAGTCGTCGCGACGGTCAACGCCGGTCTCGTTCCGGATCTCACCGCCGAATTCGACGTTCGGAGCGTCCCGACGCTCGTCGTCCTGCGTGACGGCGAGGCGGTCGCTCGCTTCGACGACGGCTTCCAGCAGGCCGACACGCTCGTCGACGCGCTCGAGGCCCACGCAGCACAGTAGCGGGCCGCGTTCGGCCGACCGCTTGGCTTTCCTTCGGAGTCGTCTTTGTTCCTGACTCGAGACCGACGCGGTTCACTGGTTGATCTCGTCGATACGTCGAGCGACTGCCGTCGGACCGAATCGACATCTCTCAGAAACGCCATACCGACGCTCTCGCGGATCTCGGTTCGTCGGTCGAATCCGTCGAGTATCGTACTCCCGACCGGAACGTCCCGTCCCTTGCTTTCTCACGAGGGGCGTCCGCTGCCGGCGGCCGGACCGGAGACGGGGTCGAATCGAGCGTTCGATTGCTGCGTACCGCTACAGCCGCGGGCTTTCGCGGGGCTACTGCTGTGAGAAGACGCGTATAATTAGCGGATATCGACCGGGAGACGGTTAGCTCTGGGCAGGAATCTCGGTATCGGCCTCCGCATGTTCGTACTTGTCCTCGAACTCCTGGATGAGTTGCCCCATCTTCGCGTACCAGTCGTTTAGCTTTCGCTGCATGTCGTTTGCGATCTGGGTCGGGTCCGTCGGGTAGTAGACGTGATAGTACCCGCCCTGATCGTAGTTGATCTGCTCCTTTTGGATGAACCCGCTCTTGAGCAAGCGCTGGATCGATCGGTACGCGGTCGAACGCTCGCGGTCGACCCGATCGGCGACCTCGTCGATCGTCAGCGCTTGCTCGCTCTCGACGAGGACGCGAAAGCAGTCCTTGTCGAGTTGCTTGAGTCCGTGGATACATTCCAGTAACCCCTCACACTCCATGTCCTGCTGTAGTTGCTCTGCCATCGAGTTTGCCATGTTACTATCCGGTGATAGGGGCCGCATCGCTATAAGGGTTGTGTGAATATCGTGCAATCTCGATGAACTGCGATGAAACGCAGCGAGCGGCGGAGAGCGTCCTCAGTCCGCCGACGGAACGGACGCGTTCGCCTGTGCGCGCATCTCCGTCACAGTGCTGTAGATCACGGCCCCGCTGACCATGAACGCCGAGAGCAGGATCAGGGCGAAGCCGACGGTGTTGAAGATCTCGATGGCGAAGTAGTCGCCGGCCTGCTGGAACGCCACGGCGATCGACCCGCCCAGGAGCATCAGTCCGAAGTAGACCTTGATGTCGTCTTCGTTGACGATGCTGGTCGCGGCCGAGCCGATCCGAGCGCCCAGTGCACTCCCTGCGAGCAGCGGCGCGACGATCGAGAGGTCGACGCCGCCCTCCATCCCGTAGAGGAACGACCCGATCCCGCCCGAGAACACGATCTCGAAGAGATCGGTCCCGACCGCGACGGGAACGGGCACCCCGATGAGGTAGAACATCGCGGGCATCCGGATGAAGCCGCCGCCGACACCCAGGAAGCCCGACAGCAGCCCCGTCGCGAACGCGACGCCCAGGACCATCCACAGCGAGACCTGGATGCCGCCCGCGATCGTCATCATCGGCGGGACGCGGTAGGACTGGATCTTCTTCGCGATGTCGGGGATCGCGTCCGGATCGATCTCGTCGTCGGCCGCGTCGTGGTGGCCGCCACCGGAACTATCGCTGCCGTCGTTTTTGAGCGCGTTCCGCGTGACGAACACGCCGATCGCGCCCAGCAGGACGACGTAGGTGACACCGATGACACCGCCGGCGAGGCCGAGATCCTCGAGGTAGAACACCCCGATTCGCCCGACCTCGATACCGACCGACGTCCCGACAATCATCAACCCGCCGAGTTTGTAGTCGACCTGTCCCAGGTCGTGGTGCTTTAACGTCGCGATGACCGCCGTCCCGAAGACGAAAGCCATCCCGCTCCCGACGGCGACTCTGGCGGGATACCCCATCACGAGCAACGCGGGCGTGACGAGGAACGAACCGCCCATCCCGAAGAAGCCGAACAGCACGCCGACCATGAAGCCGAAGCTCACGAACAGCACGAGCGTCGCCAGTGCGATTCCGAATAGCTCCATTATGCGTGCTTCACCCTATCGATGACCGGCGTTGCGACTCGCTCGAGCGCGCCGTACCCGACGTAGAGGACGACCGCCTCGAGGAGGACGGTACCGACGAGGATGGCTGCCTGTACTGCTGACGAAGACGCGGTGAGATCGATCATCGGGACCGACCACCGCCGTTCGGTTGTGTACATCTCATGGGTTTCTGCTCACTACTGTCTACCCGGAGGATGATTATAACGCTTTTGGGAAGTGCGCACAATATTACTGCAGTCTATCTCACGACTATCATACGAAGATATCCGGATAACTTACGGGGATATACGGGTCGAGCGGCGGTCCGTCTACACAGTTCGCGCGCGGTCGAACGGACCGGGTCGCGCGGTTTCTCCGATCACGCTCTCGGTATCATTCCGACTGACACTTGCCGATGTTCGGGTCACCGCCTGCTCCGTCCGTGACCGCGTGATTGCAATCGGTATTGATACCCGGAAACAATATAGAGCCGTCGGCCCTACGAGTAGTATGAAAGCGATCTGTGCGACCGACCTCTCCGCCGCTAGCGAGGCGACGATCGAGAGCGAGACCTGTCTCGAGTGTCTCGAGCGGATCGGCGTCGAGGAGATCCATCTCGTGACCGTGATTCCGTCGAACGTCCACGCGGGCATGCCCGGGATGCACTTCGAGGAACGCCGCGAGCAGGCCCTCGAGCGCTACCGCCGTGTCGTCGAAGACGCGGGCTTCGATGTCGAGACGCACGTCGTCCGCGGGACGCCCCACCGACGAATCAACGGCATCGCCGAGGCCGTCGGTGCCAGCCTCACCGTCGTCGGCTCGCGCGGGAAGAGCCCGCTCGAGAACCGAGTCATCGGCTCGACCGCGCGCAACCTCGCGCGCACGACGGTCGTCCCGCTGCTGGTCAACCGGATCGAACGCGAGGCGGACGAGCCGGACGTCGTCCGCGAACACCTGTTCCAGCGCGTGCTGTACGCGACGGACTTCTCCGAGAACGCCGAGCGGGCCTTCGAGGCGTTCTCGTACCTCCGCCACGCGACCCAGGAGGCAACGCTGGTCCACGTCGAAACGCCGACGGACCCGGGGCTTCCCGAGGACGACGATCCCGAAGCGCGACTGACGGAGCTAGCGACGCGACTCGAGGACTGGGGGATCGAGACGCGGACCGAAGTCCGCCGGGGCGATCCCGCCGACGAGATCCTCGCCGCGGAGGCCGAGTACGAGCCGACCACGACTCTCGTCGGCTCGCGCGGGCACAGCCGACTCCGCCGACTGCTGCTCGGGAGCGTCTCCGAGGACATCGTCGCACGGGCGGACGGGAACGTCATGCTGATCCCGCCGAACCGATCGGCCTGACCGGCGGTCCGACACCGGAACCCGGCTCGCCACGCAGCGACACGAGTGCCGACGCGACCGCCGTCGCCGTCGCCTCGCGGGCAACTGTGGCCGGCCCGAAACACGCGTCCAAGACGGCGAGGCGACCGGTTATCCCGTCGCTCGGCCCAGCGCTTTCGCGAGTGCGAGCAGAAAACCGATTCCGGCCTGAGTGTCCGGATCGCGAAGCGCTTTCGCGACGCCGACCGGACCGACGGGGTCCGCAGGCTCGGCCCCGGCCTCGCCGACGGCCTCGAGCAGGTCCCCGAGCGTCCGAGCCACGTCGTCGTCGGCCGCCGTGTCGGCCACTTCCTCGAGGCGTGTTCCGGTCGCCGCGAGGTCCGTGACCATGCCGTCGTCCATCGCACAACACGCGTAGCGACGCAGCTGCAACGACCCGGCGGTGGATACTGACCGTTCGAACAGCGTCTCTCCGCCGTTCGTGAACACCGAGCGACGGCAGCTCCAATCTCGGTGGGCCGTGTCAGTCACCAGTGGCGCTTGCGACGACGATCCGGCAGACGATCGTCCCGGTGATAGCGACGACGGCGCGCCCATTCAGCCCCAGTGAGATGCCGGCAAGCGACGTGAACGTACTCAGCAACGAAAACAGAACGACGACGGGTAGCACCCAGCTGACGGTCATCACCCACGGCGTGGCCAGCGCGTCCAAGCGGCCGGCACCAGCGCTGAACTCCTCGATTGCCTCCGTCCGCAGGATCCACCCGGCGATCGCGAGAAACGCGAACAGCCCGACCGACAGCATGATATCGACGAGCGGTCCGGAGACGAACCGGAAGACCGAACTCGCGAGTGCCAGTCCGCCCCCGGTCACTGCGATCAGAAGCGAGACTCCCACTGTCGCCCGTCGGCGCGAGACGCCGTACTCGTCGACAAGTGTTGCAACAGGTGTCTCGAGGAGGCTGATGCCACTGGTCACGGCGGCCAGCAACACGGTTGCGAAGAAGACCGTCGCGACGACGGCACCCCCCGGTAGCGAGCCGAACACCGACGCGAGCGCGACGAATAGCGCCCCCGGACCGCCCTGTCCCGGATCGATACCCTGTGAGAACAGCAGCGGGATCACGATCAGTCCGGCGAGTACCCCGATGACCGTATTCGAAATCGCGATGACGAGCGTGGCACGGGGAAGCGACGCATCGTCCTCGAGGTAGGACGCATAGGTAAGCATCGCACCGGCACCGAGCGAGAGCGTGAACAGCGCTTGTCCCGCCGCCGGGCCGAGAATATTCACGAAGTTTGCAGCGAGGTACTCGCCGTCGAAGCCGAGATAGAACGCGTAACCGGCGGCAGTATCCGGCTGCGTCATCGTCCACGCCGCGAGACCGATAAGGAGTACCACGACGGCCGGGAGCATGACCTTCGAGACCCGTTCGATGCCGCGGCTCACACCGAAGAAGACGATCGCGGCGATGATAGCGAGAAAGGCCAGATGGAACCCCACTGCCTGCAGGCCGTAACTCATCTGCCCGAAGTACTGCGCTGGCTGGCCGAAATACGCACCAACCGGCGAAACCAGCGTATAGCGGAGGATCCAGCCGCCAACGACCGAGTAGAAAGAGAGCATCACGATCGTCGTGACCACGTTAAACGACCCCAGCGCCGATCCCTCGGGGGAACCGATGAGCGAGCGAAGGGCCCCGGTCGGCGTCTGTTTTCCGCGTCGCCCCAGCACGAATTCGGCAAGGAGGCCCGGCACGCCGACGCCGATGATCAACAGTAGATACATCACGAGGAACGCACTCCCACCGTTCTCGGCCGTCAGCCACGGGAACCGCCAGATGTTCCCGAGTCCGGCGGCGCTGCCGACCGCAGCGAGAACGAACCCCAGATTCGAAACCCACGAGTCACGAGTAGCCATCAGTGTGGACGCTCGTTAAGGGAGAGATAAGTCGGTATTGATTCGGCCGGTTACACGCTGTTCGCCGTCCACGACCCCCTACGCTGGATCCGGACGCGATAGTGCCGAGCCGACGCCAGTACTAGACCTCGAGTTCGGTACCACAGTCCGGGCATTCCATCGCCGGCTCCCCGCCGGCCATCGTGAACTCCATGTACTCGCTTTCGCCACAGTCCCGACACGGTACTGCGACTCGGATGTCGGTCGACTCCTGTGGCGTGCCGAGCGCGAGCGCACGGAGGGTCTCGTCGGCTTCGTTTCGCCCCTGCTGGTACTCCCCCGCATCGAACCGGATCAGCTCCCCTTCGCTGACGGTGACGGTTTCGCTAGCCGCCCCTAGCTCCGGCTTCGTCTCGAACGTGGCCTCCCCCTCGAGGACGAAAAACGTCTCCTCTTGGTCGAGATGTGTATGGAGGCTGCCGGCGAACTCCTCGCCCGACTCGAGTGCGTAGTAGTTCATCGAGAAATCCGTGGCATCGAGCGGGTCCGATACGCTTCGTCGCTTCTGGCCTCCCGATTCCGGCGTCATGTCGTCGAGATCTATCTTCTGCATGCAACCACGGATAGCGGTCTCGAGGACGAAAAGGATACTGCGACTCGCAAGCGGTATCCCGGTGTCCGTCACCCCTCGAGAACGCATGGACGACCGCGACAGCGACCGGGAGCCGACCGAAACGGGCCGACTCCCTCGAGTCGGCCGCGTCCGCCAGCGGTCTCAGAGTTCCAGCAGGAACATCAAGCCGTAGCCGAGTCCGAACGCGAGTCCGAACGACCCGACCCACGCGGCGACGGTGAGGCCCAGCTTACGGGGGCTGACACCGTCCCCACCGGTGACCGCGAGTCCGCTGCCGATGATGGCGCTGACGATGATCTCGTTGAACGAGACCGGGACCCCCAACAGGACCGCGGTCTGTGCGATGAGAAACGAGGGGACAAGCGTCGAGATCGACCGGCGCGGCCCCAGCGACGCGTACTCCTGTGAGATCGACTTGATCATGCGGGGTGCGCTCGTCCAGGAGCCGACGAGGATCCCGACCCCACCGCCGAGCAACACCACGACCGGCGACACCGTCGGCAGGTCCTCGAGGAGCGGGAACAACGGACCGACCGCCAGTCCGACCTGACTCGCGCCCGCCGAGAACGCCACGAGCGAACCGAGCGCGAGCAGGAACCGACGCAGGCCGCCGGCCTGATCACGACCGACGTCCCAGCGAACGACGGCCGCGGCGATCGCGCCGAAGCCGAGCGAGATCGCGGTCACGGTGGCGACGCCGTCGACGGGAACCAGCGTGGCCCCGGCGGCCGCGAGCGTGCCTCCGACCGACGAGAGAAACGAGAACTCGAGGGTCGCGACGACCGTGCCGACGATCCCGGCGAGGATCGGGACGCTGACGTCTTCCGGGACATCGGGTCGCGGGAGGATACTGGCGAGCCCATAGGCGATCCCGCCGCCGACGAACGGCGTGAGTAGCCAGACCGCGCCGATTTCGGCGTACTTCCCCCAGGCCGGATCGCCGCCGAGCGCGAAGCCGACGCCGATGACCGAGCCGGTCACGGTGAACGCGGTCGCGATCGGGTAGCCGGTGGAGATGCCGATCGCCATCAGGCCGGCACCAAGCAGCAACACGACGATGACGCCGGCGGTCGGGAGCGTGACACCCTCAACGAGGCCGCTCCCGACGGCTTCCGAGACGCTCGCGCCTTGTGTCACCGCGCCGGCGAACCCGAGGATCCCGACGAGAAACGCCGCGCGCATCGTCGAGATGGCGTTCGCCCCGACGGCCGGGGCAAACGGCGTCGCGCCGCTCGAGCCGGCGCCGATCACCCAGGCCATAAACAGGCTCGCGAGCGCGGCGGCTGCAAACAGTAGTATCGTTCCTGGATCCATTAGTGTTCGAATTGCCTTCTTTTCAGTTTGCGAAACACGAGACGTGAAGGGCGTTAGTCGGCACCCGCGGGGGCCGCGTCGGCCGCGGCGCGCTTGCTTCGCCAGGCTCCCTGCAGGTACGCGCCGACGAACATGCCGGCGAGCGCCCACAGGATGGTGACGTTACCGACCCCGAGGCTGGCGTAGGCGGCACCGGGACAGATGCCCGAGAGGCCCCACCCGACGCCGAAGAGCGCGCCGCCGATCAGGACGTTCCGGTCGAACGGCTTCAGCCGGCGTTCGTATCGGTCGCCCGTCAGCGGCGCGCTGTCACGTATCCGGGGCATCACGGCGAAGGCGATCCCGGAGACGATCGCCGCGCCGAACATGACGAACAGCAGTCCGAAGTCCTCGAACTGCAGGAAGTTCAGCACGACCTCCGGACGCGCCATCTGGCTGAACCCGAGCCCGAACCCGAAGATCAGGCCGCCGACGAGGATC contains the following coding sequences:
- a CDS encoding DUF1641 domain-containing protein is translated as MDDGMVTDLAATGTRLEEVADTAADDDVARTLGDLLEAVGEAGAEPADPVGPVGVAKALRDPDTQAGIGFLLALAKALGRATG
- a CDS encoding sodium-dependent transporter codes for the protein MATRDSWVSNLGFVLAAVGSAAGLGNIWRFPWLTAENGGSAFLVMYLLLIIGVGVPGLLAEFVLGRRGKQTPTGALRSLIGSPEGSALGSFNVVTTIVMLSFYSVVGGWILRYTLVSPVGAYFGQPAQYFGQMSYGLQAVGFHLAFLAIIAAIVFFGVSRGIERVSKVMLPAVVVLLIGLAAWTMTQPDTAAGYAFYLGFDGEYLAANFVNILGPAAGQALFTLSLGAGAMLTYASYLEDDASLPRATLVIAISNTVIGVLAGLIVIPLLFSQGIDPGQGGPGALFVALASVFGSLPGGAVVATVFFATVLLAAVTSGISLLETPVATLVDEYGVSRRRATVGVSLLIAVTGGGLALASSVFRFVSGPLVDIMLSVGLFAFLAIAGWILRTEAIEEFSAGAGRLDALATPWVMTVSWVLPVVVLFSLLSTFTSLAGISLGLNGRAVVAITGTIVCRIVVASATGD
- a CDS encoding inorganic phosphate transporter, which translates into the protein MDPGTILLFAAAALASLFMAWVIGAGSSGATPFAPAVGANAISTMRAAFLVGILGFAGAVTQGASVSEAVGSGLVEGVTLPTAGVIVVLLLGAGLMAIGISTGYPIATAFTVTGSVIGVGFALGGDPAWGKYAEIGAVWLLTPFVGGGIAYGLASILPRPDVPEDVSVPILAGIVGTVVATLEFSFLSSVGGTLAAAGATLVPVDGVATVTAISLGFGAIAAAVVRWDVGRDQAGGLRRFLLALGSLVAFSAGASQVGLAVGPLFPLLEDLPTVSPVVVLLGGGVGILVGSWTSAPRMIKSISQEYASLGPRRSISTLVPSFLIAQTAVLLGVPVSFNEIIVSAIIGSGLAVTGGDGVSPRKLGLTVAAWVGSFGLAFGLGYGLMFLLEL
- a CDS encoding cupin domain-containing protein; this translates as MQKIDLDDMTPESGGQKRRSVSDPLDATDFSMNYYALESGEEFAGSLHTHLDQEETFFVLEGEATFETKPELGAASETVTVSEGELIRFDAGEYQQGRNEADETLRALALGTPQESTDIRVAVPCRDCGESEYMEFTMAGGEPAMECPDCGTELEV
- a CDS encoding YeeE/YedE family protein, with the translated sequence MSGDRHPLFMPLILVGGLIFGFGLGFSQMARPEVVLNFLQFEDFGLLFVMFGAAIVSGIAFAVMPRIRDSAPLTGDRYERRLKPFDRNVLIGGALFGVGWGLSGICPGAAYASLGVGNVTILWALAGMFVGAYLQGAWRSKRAAADAAPAGAD
- a CDS encoding universal stress protein; the encoded protein is MKAICATDLSAASEATIESETCLECLERIGVEEIHLVTVIPSNVHAGMPGMHFEERREQALERYRRVVEDAGFDVETHVVRGTPHRRINGIAEAVGASLTVVGSRGKSPLENRVIGSTARNLARTTVVPLLVNRIEREADEPDVVREHLFQRVLYATDFSENAERAFEAFSYLRHATQEATLVHVETPTDPGLPEDDDPEARLTELATRLEDWGIETRTEVRRGDPADEILAAEAEYEPTTTLVGSRGHSRLRRLLLGSVSEDIVARADGNVMLIPPNRSA